CAGACGCGTTCTTGATCAGTGGGGAGAACGGCTCACCGCAGAAGGCGCGAAGGGAGGCCCTCCGCAGTGGCACGGGCGCGCAAGGCGGCATGGGTGTCCTCGGGGACGTTGCCTACCTGGACGCGGCGGCCGGTCATCTGACCATGCTGACACGTCAGTGCGACGTCGCGGGTCGGAGCCAGAGCGTGCCCAGCGGCGGCACCCGCAGCACGGCGGAGGCGGGGCGGCCGTGCCAGGGCTCGTCGGTGGCGACGACCTGGCCGAGGTTGCCGACGTCGGAGCCGCCGTAGAGCGAGGCGTCGGTGTTCATGAGCTCCTGCCACGGCCCCGCCTGAGGCAGTCCCAGCCGGTAGCCCTCGTGCGGCCGCGCGTTGAAGTTCGCGACGCACGCCAGCAGCTCGCCGTCGGGGCCGTGGCGCAGGAACGAGAACACGTTGCCGGTGGCGTCGTTGGCGTCGATCCATTCGAAGCCGGCCGGGTCGGAGTCGAGCGCCCACAGCTCCGGCGCCGTCCGGTAGACCGCGTTGAGGTCGGTGACCAGCCGCTGCACCCCCGCGTGCGCCGGGCGGTCCAGCAGCCACCAGTCGAGCTCGCGCTCCTCGGCCCATTCGGACTCCTGGGCCAGCTCGCCGCCCATGAACAGCAGCTGCTTGCCCGGGTGCGCCCACATGTAGGCGTAGAACGCGCGCAGCGTGGCCAGCTGCTGCCAGCGGTCGCCGGGCAGTTTGCCCAGCAGCGACCCCTTCCCGTGTACGACCTCGTCGTGGGAGAGGGGGAGGACGAAGTTCTCGCTGAACGCGTACATCATCGAGAACGTCAGCTGATGGTGGTGGTACTGCCGGTGGATCGGGTCGCGCGACAGGTACGCCAGCGAGTCGTGCATCCAGCCCATGTTCCACTTCAGGCCGAACCCGAGACCGCCGAGATGGGTGGGACGGGTGACGCCGGGCCAGGCGGTGGACTCTTCGGCGACGGACACGATGCCCGGCACCGAGCGGTACGCGGTGGCGTTGGTCTCCTGCAGGAACGCGATGGCGTCGAGGTTCTCGCGGCCGCCGTGCACGTTGGGCAGCCACGCCCCCTCGGGCCGCGAGTAGTCGAGGTACAGCATGGACGCGACGGCGTCGACGCGCAGGCCGTCGACGTGGTACTCGGTCAGCCAGTAGAGGGCGTTGGCCACGAGGAAGTTGCGCACCTCGGGGCGGCCGAAGTCGAAGACGTACGTGCCCCAGTCGGGGTGCTCGCCGCGGCGCGGGTCGGCGTGCTCGTAGAGCGGCGTGCCGTCGAACCGGGCCAGCGCCCAGTCGTCGCGCGGGAAGTGCGCCGGCACCCAGTCGAGCAGCACGCCGATGCCGGCCTGGTGCAGGGTGTCGACGAGGAACTTGAAGTCGTCGGGGTGGCCGAACCGCGCCGTCGGCGCGTAGTACGACGTCACCTGGTAGCCCCACGACCCGCCGAACGGGTGCTCGGCGACGGGCAGGAACTCGACGTGGGTGAAGCCCAGCTCGGTGACGTACGCCGCCAGCTCGACGGCCAGCTCGCGATAGGACTTCCCGCGCCGCCACGACCCCAGGTGCACCTCGTACACCGACATCGGGTGCGCGTGCGCCGACGGGGGCCGCCGGGCCAGCCACACCTCGTCGTTCCACTCATAGCGCGACTCGTGCACGATCGACGCCTGCGCGGGCGGCACCTCGGTGCGGAACGCCATGGGGTCGGCCTTGTCGCGCCAGTGGCCGTCGGCGCCGTGCACCTTGAACTTGTACAGCGCGCCGTCGCCGACGCCCGGCACGAACAGCCCCCACACGCCGCCGCCCAGGCGCGTCATGGTGTGCCCGCCGCCGTCCCAGCCGTTGAACTCGCCGGCCACCTGGATCAGCCGCGCGTTCGGCGCCCACACCGTGAACGCGGTGCCCGCGACGCCGTCGATGGTGACGACCCGGGCGCCCAGCACCTCCCAGAGCCGCTCGTGCCGGCCTTCACCGATGAGGTGGAGGTCGACCTCGCCCAGGAGCCGCTGTGCGTCGATCATCCGCCGAGCCTATCGGCCGCCGGGGGTCAGTAGAGGCGACCCATGATCACTTCCGACACGCGCGCCGCGGCGAGCTCGGCGGCCGGCCCGAGCCGTTCCAGGCAGCCGCGCATCAGGATCTCGAGCACGAACACCTGCACCAGGACGGAGTCGAGCGTGCCGATGGTGCCCTCGCTCGCGACCTGGAGCACGATGTCGGAGAGCTTGGCGACCGGCGAACGGGACGCGTTGGTCACCGAGATCACGGTGGCACCCTGCTCCTGTGCCAGCCGGACGCAGGCCGTGACGTCCTTCGCGCTGCCGGTCCGGCTGAACGCCAGCACGACGTCCGACGCGTCCAGCAGCGCCGTCGCACCGAGCAGCACGTGCAGGTCGGCGTGCGACTCGGCCCGGACCCCGATGCCGAGCAGGTGGTGCGCCGCGGCCTGCGCGGCGATGCCGGAGGCCCCGAGCCCGACGCAGACGACCCGGCGCGCCGCGCTGATGGCGGCGGCCGCGCGGTCGACCCTGGCCGGATCGAGCAGCCGGGCCGTGCGGTTCAGCAGGTCGGCGCTGGTGGACGCGGCGAGCTCGATGCCGTTCTCGGCGGTGCCGCCCGCGGTGGCCTCCTCGGCGGCGAGCTCCCGGGCGATGCGGATGCGCAGGTCCTGGTAGCCCTTGAACTGCAGCCGGCGGCAGTAGCGGCTGATCGTCGCCTCGCTGACGCCGGCGCGGTCGGCGAGCTCGGTGATCGACATGCTGATGGCCTCGTCGGGCGACCTGGTCAGCACGTCGGTGATCTTGCGTTCGGCCGCCGACATCGACGGCAGCCGGTCGGTGAGGAACGCGAGCTGACGTGGGCCGCGGGAGGTGGCTGCGGAGCCGGCAGATGCCATGCGGCCGAGTATAGAGCGAAAATTTTCTTCATCTCAAATCTGAAGTGATGACGAACTTGCCTCTTGACAGGTTCTGCGGCGGTGTGGAGACTTGCGGCATTCGCGCTGGTCCGAAGCGGACCACCCCCACCGCCCCCGTGCCACGAAGG
This Jiangella alba DNA region includes the following protein-coding sequences:
- the glgB gene encoding 1,4-alpha-glucan branching protein GlgB; this translates as MIDAQRLLGEVDLHLIGEGRHERLWEVLGARVVTIDGVAGTAFTVWAPNARLIQVAGEFNGWDGGGHTMTRLGGGVWGLFVPGVGDGALYKFKVHGADGHWRDKADPMAFRTEVPPAQASIVHESRYEWNDEVWLARRPPSAHAHPMSVYEVHLGSWRRGKSYRELAVELAAYVTELGFTHVEFLPVAEHPFGGSWGYQVTSYYAPTARFGHPDDFKFLVDTLHQAGIGVLLDWVPAHFPRDDWALARFDGTPLYEHADPRRGEHPDWGTYVFDFGRPEVRNFLVANALYWLTEYHVDGLRVDAVASMLYLDYSRPEGAWLPNVHGGRENLDAIAFLQETNATAYRSVPGIVSVAEESTAWPGVTRPTHLGGLGFGLKWNMGWMHDSLAYLSRDPIHRQYHHHQLTFSMMYAFSENFVLPLSHDEVVHGKGSLLGKLPGDRWQQLATLRAFYAYMWAHPGKQLLFMGGELAQESEWAEERELDWWLLDRPAHAGVQRLVTDLNAVYRTAPELWALDSDPAGFEWIDANDATGNVFSFLRHGPDGELLACVANFNARPHEGYRLGLPQAGPWQELMNTDASLYGGSDVGNLGQVVATDEPWHGRPASAVLRVPPLGTLWLRPATSH
- a CDS encoding MurR/RpiR family transcriptional regulator, which produces MASAGSAATSRGPRQLAFLTDRLPSMSAAERKITDVLTRSPDEAISMSITELADRAGVSEATISRYCRRLQFKGYQDLRIRIARELAAEEATAGGTAENGIELAASTSADLLNRTARLLDPARVDRAAAAISAARRVVCVGLGASGIAAQAAAHHLLGIGVRAESHADLHVLLGATALLDASDVVLAFSRTGSAKDVTACVRLAQEQGATVISVTNASRSPVAKLSDIVLQVASEGTIGTLDSVLVQVFVLEILMRGCLERLGPAAELAAARVSEVIMGRLY